In Streptomyces sp. NBC_00306, a single genomic region encodes these proteins:
- a CDS encoding TetR/AcrR family transcriptional regulator has translation MTSPAPATRAYRRLSVEERRRQLLAAALTLFAHQPPGEISLDDVAEAAGVSRPLVYRYFPGGKPQLYEAALRSAADELELCFTEPPSGPPTERLSRVLDRYLAFVDEHDAGFSALLRGGSVAETSRTTAIVDEVRRAAAEQILVHLGVDRPGARLRMMVRTWIAAVEAASLIWLDEGKQPAAQELRDWLIDHLIALLTATAATDTETAGAVTALLGLERAEGPVGILARRVVPVMDDATRLL, from the coding sequence ATGACCAGTCCCGCTCCGGCGACCCGTGCGTACCGACGGCTCAGCGTCGAGGAACGCCGCAGGCAGCTCCTGGCGGCGGCCCTCACCCTCTTCGCGCACCAGCCGCCGGGCGAGATCTCGCTCGACGACGTGGCCGAGGCGGCCGGGGTGTCCCGGCCCCTCGTCTACCGCTACTTCCCGGGAGGGAAACCGCAGTTGTACGAGGCGGCCCTGCGCTCGGCGGCCGACGAGCTGGAGCTGTGCTTCACCGAACCGCCGTCCGGGCCGCCGACGGAGCGGCTCTCACGGGTGCTGGACCGCTATCTCGCGTTCGTCGACGAACACGACGCGGGGTTCAGCGCGCTGCTTCGCGGCGGCAGCGTGGCCGAGACCTCGCGTACGACGGCGATCGTGGACGAGGTGCGGCGGGCCGCCGCCGAGCAGATCCTCGTCCACCTCGGCGTGGACCGGCCGGGCGCGCGGCTGCGGATGATGGTGCGGACGTGGATCGCGGCGGTCGAGGCCGCGTCGCTGATCTGGCTGGACGAGGGAAAGCAGCCCGCCGCCCAGGAGCTGCGGGACTGGCTGATCGACCACTTGATCGCGCTGCTGACGGCGACGGCGGCGACGGACACGGAGACCGCGGGGGCGGTGACGGCGCTGCTGGGTCTGGAGCGGGCGGAGGGACCGGTGGGGATACTGGCGCGCCGGGTCGTCCCGGTGATGGACGACGCGACGCGCCTGCTGTAG
- a CDS encoding mandelate racemase/muconate lactonizing enzyme family protein has product MKIASVHTRVVRAPYRRPFVISSGTSPELVSLVVEVRTADGLSGFGEASPMTAYTGETLAGLEAALTDHAAPVLIGRDPRDLAGAHQAMDGAIRGQHLAKAALDIALHDLSARAAGRPVHLLLGGCVRPRVPTTWVVGLGTVDEMVKEAAEYAARGFTHIKVKGGEDPDLDVQLVRLVREVLPDTAELCLDANEGYDPGTAGRTVARLADAGLDLVEQPLPRWDLTGMAGLRSSGGVRVMADESMQSLHDAMEIVRRGAADVLNIKILKVGGLHRARQIAALAEAAGLSVKLGTMPELGVATLAAAHLAASLPHATVPADLVGPLLVSEEPLAPTAFAHTADQGWLAIPTTPGLGHDL; this is encoded by the coding sequence TTGAAGATCGCCTCGGTCCACACGCGCGTCGTCAGGGCCCCCTATCGACGCCCCTTCGTCATCAGCAGCGGCACCAGCCCCGAACTCGTCAGCCTCGTCGTCGAGGTGCGCACGGCCGACGGTCTGTCCGGCTTCGGCGAGGCCTCCCCGATGACCGCCTACACCGGCGAGACCCTCGCCGGACTCGAAGCCGCGCTCACCGACCACGCGGCGCCCGTGCTCATCGGCCGTGATCCCCGCGATCTGGCCGGGGCGCACCAGGCCATGGACGGCGCGATCCGCGGCCAGCACCTCGCCAAGGCCGCGCTGGACATCGCCCTGCACGACCTCTCCGCGCGCGCCGCCGGCCGGCCGGTCCATCTGCTGCTCGGCGGCTGCGTCCGGCCGCGCGTGCCCACCACCTGGGTGGTCGGGCTCGGCACCGTCGACGAGATGGTGAAGGAGGCGGCGGAGTACGCGGCCCGGGGCTTCACCCACATCAAGGTCAAGGGCGGCGAGGACCCGGACCTCGACGTCCAGCTGGTGCGCCTCGTACGCGAGGTGCTGCCGGACACGGCCGAGCTCTGCCTCGACGCCAACGAGGGCTACGACCCCGGCACCGCGGGCCGTACCGTCGCCCGGCTGGCCGACGCCGGACTCGATCTGGTCGAACAGCCGCTGCCGCGCTGGGACCTGACGGGCATGGCGGGGCTGAGGAGCAGCGGCGGGGTACGGGTGATGGCCGACGAGAGCATGCAGTCGCTGCACGACGCGATGGAGATCGTGCGGCGGGGCGCGGCCGACGTCCTCAACATCAAGATCCTCAAGGTGGGCGGTCTGCACCGGGCCCGGCAGATCGCGGCGCTCGCGGAGGCGGCGGGGCTGTCGGTGAAGCTCGGCACGATGCCGGAGCTGGGCGTGGCGACCCTGGCGGCGGCCCATCTGGCGGCGTCGCTGCCGCACGCCACGGTCCCGGCGGACCTGGTGGGACCGCTCCTGGTCTCGGAGGAGCCCTTGGCCCCGACGGCGTTCGCCCACACCGCGGACCAGGGCTGGCTGGCGATCCCCACCACTCCTGGCCTGGGGCACGACCTGTAG